The following are encoded together in the Lactuca sativa cultivar Salinas chromosome 1, Lsat_Salinas_v11, whole genome shotgun sequence genome:
- the LOC111886098 gene encoding alpha carbonic anhydrase 7, which yields MDNKSLRFSSIFIALIIVFYAPFAIAQEVDDESEFTYDVNSPNGPDHWGEIHPEWSLCNQGDMQSPIDLTHKKVQTTSSLGRLDRDYKPANSTLINRGHDMMLRFVGGAGHIHINGSEYQLNQLHWHTPTEHTINGRRFNLELHMVHESTNGKIAVVGIMYKIGRPDPLLSMMEPFFKALASTRDVEKSVGIIDPRKIKIGSRKYYRYIGSLTTPPCYQNVIWTIVKKVRTISRAQVHAIHEAVHEEAEANARPIQPLNNRWLKLYRPDDYQNY from the exons ATGGATAACAAAAGTTTACGGTTTTCTTCAATCTTCATTGCTCTTATCATCGTCTTCTATGCACCTTTTGCTATCGCTCAAGAAGTTG atgatgaaagtgagttcacttATGATGTGAACAGTCCAAATGGGCCGGATCATTGGGGAGAGATCCATCCCGAGTGGAGCTTGTGTAACCAAGGAGACATGCAATCACCCATTGATCTTACACATAAAAAGGTTCAAACGACTTCAAGTCTTGGAAGACTTGATAGAGATTATAAGCCTGCAAACTCAACTCTTATTAATAGAGGCCACGATATGATG TTGAGATTTGTTGGAGGAGCAGGACATATTCATATAAACGGTAGTGAGTATCAACTTAACCAACTTCATTGGCACACCCCTACAGAACACACCATCAACGGCCGAAG ATTCAATCTAGAGTTACACATGGTTCATGAAAGTACAAATGGAAAAATTGCAGTAGTTGGAATCATGTACAAAATCGGTCGTCCTGATCCTCTTCTATCAATG ATGGAACCATTTTTTAAAGCATTAGCTTCTACGAGAGATGTTGAAAAAAGTGTTGGAATAATTGACCCACGAAAAATTAAGATTGGTAGCAGAAAATATTATCGATATATTGGCTCACTTACTACTCCTCCATGCTACCAAAATGTTATTTGGACCATTGTTAAGAAG GTAAGAACAATTTCACGAGCACAAGTGCATGCAATCCACGAAGCTGTTCATGAG GAGGCAGAGGCTAATGCAAGACCCATCCAACCATTGAACAACCGTTGGTTGAAGCTTTATAGACCAGACGACTATCAAAATTATTAA
- the LOC111885988 gene encoding uncharacterized protein LOC111885988 — MPNNCLWKCPLTGLNLGKATETWLKTLKKCHPSVEEAKKPLITNSQSHAIRASPSQRRDYYYMPARSLVGSSTPPNRGYLWTTRSGPASTMAMAATAAADEDDDHSSEDESSLEIPAKTTSQPRPIPRSVSYGAFLATSLNFPSRTKGLMQVYAHRKLLQDGGGSQAVYWQWLGWMMVAIYMGGRIPQIAINIKRRSVEVSLNPLMFIFALIANAADVGSILARSREWEKIKANMPWLLDAAVCVALDAFIIMQYVYYRYFMKPDLNTNDE; from the exons ATGCCCAACAACTGTTTGTGGAAATGTCCTCTTACAGGTCTGAATCTTGGTAAAGCTACAGAAACATGGTTGAAAACCTTAAAGAAGTGTCATCCTTCG GTGGAAGAAGCCAAGAAACCTTTAATTACAAATTCTCAAAGTCATGCCATCAGAGCATCCCCATCTCAGCGACGTGACTACTATTACAT GCCAGCAAGATCATTGGTTGGAAGTTCAACTCCACCAAACAGAGGTTATTTGTGGACAACAAGAAGTGGTCCAGCCTCAACTATGGCTAtggctgctactgctgctgctgatgaagatgatgatcatTCTTCAGAAGATGAGTCATCTCTTGAGATACCTGCAAAGACTACTTCCCAGCCTAGGCCGATACCCCGCTCA GTTAGTTATGGAGCATTTTTGGCTACTTCACTCAACTTTCCTTCACGCACAAAGGGTTTGATGCAAGTGTATGCTCACAGGAAGCTTCTACAA GATGGTGGTGGAAGTCAAGCTGTGTATTGGCAATGGCTAGGCTGGATGATGGTTGCTATATACATGGGTGGAAGGATCCCTCAAATCGCCATAAAT ATCAAAAGACGCAGTGTTGAGGTAA GTTTGAATCCTCTCATGTTCATCTTTGCTCTCATTGCCAATGCAGCTGATGTTGGAAG CATTCTTGCAAGAAGTAGAGAGTGGGAGAAAATTAAAGCAAATATGCCTTGGCTGCTAGATGCTGCAGTCTGTGTGGCACTTGATGCTTTT ATCATAATGCAGTATGTGTACTACAGATACTTCATGAAACCAGATCTAAACACTAATGATGAATGA
- the LOC111886090 gene encoding alpha carbonic anhydrase 7 — MDNKHLQYSSILIVLIIVFCAPFAISQEVDDESEFTYDMNSPNGPDHWGEIHPEWRLCKKGKLQSPIDLTHKRVHTTSKLGKINRDYKPANTTLINRGHDLMLRWVRGAGHIHINKTKYQLNQLHWHTPTEHTINGRRFNLELHLVHQSKNRRIAVVGILYKIGRRDSFLSKLEPYLKALCSKRKVEKRVGIIDPRKIKIGSKKYYRYIGSLTTPPCTENVVWTIAKKVRTVSRAQVRLIRKAVHDDAGANARPLQPLNNRLLKLYRPDDH, encoded by the exons ATGGATAACAAACACTTACAATATTCTTCAATCTTGATTGTTCTTATCATCGTCTTTTGTGCACCTTTTGCTATCTCTCAAGAAGTTG atgatgaaagtgagttcacttACGATATGAATAGTCCAAACGGGCCAGATCATTGGGGAGAGATCCATCCTGAATGGAGATTGTGTAAAAAAGGAAAGTTGCAGTCTCCGATTGATCTCACACATAAAAGGGTTCATACGACCTCTAAACTTGGAAAAATTAATAGAGATTATAAACCTGCAAACACAACTCTTATTAATAGAGGCCATGATTTGATG TTGAGATGGGTCCGAGGAGCAGGACATATTCATATAAACAAAACTAAGTATCAACTTAACCAGCTTCATTGGCACACTCCTACAGAACACACCATCAATGGTCGAAG GTTCAATCTAGAGCTACACTTAGTTCATCAAAGCAAAAATAGAAGAATTGCAGTGGTTGGAATCTTGTATAAGATCGGTCGTCGTGATTCGTTTCTATCAAAG TTGGAACCATATCTTAAAGCATTATGTTCTAAGAGAAAGGTTGAAAAAAGAGTGGGAATAATTGACCCTCGAAAAATAAAGATTGGAAGCAAAAAATATTACCGATACATTGGCTCGCTTACGACTCCTCCATGCACCGAAAATGTTGTTTGGACCATTGCTAAAAAG GTTAGAACAGTTTCACGAGCACAAGTTCGTTTAATCCGCAAAGCTGTTCATGAT GATGCTGGGGCTAATGCGAGGCCTCTTCAACCACTGAATAACCGTTTGTTGAAGCTTTATAGACCAGACGACCATTAA